The following proteins are encoded in a genomic region of Flammeovirga pectinis:
- a CDS encoding sigma-70 family RNA polymerase sigma factor, translating into METELISVWNQMNDRLVNFVKGKTKDEELSKDIVQEVFLKVFSKIDTLKDKDKLVSWIYQITRNEIVSHFRQNKFEIPSDDFFQEKEFEEEDLKSEVIEYMHPMIGTLPPKYREALILSDIENMPQKELAKRLQISYSGAKSRVQRGRQMLRATYDKCCNITTDKYGEILECKPKKCDDNCD; encoded by the coding sequence ATGGAAACAGAATTAATATCGGTTTGGAATCAGATGAATGACCGTTTGGTAAACTTCGTAAAAGGAAAAACTAAAGATGAAGAGTTATCTAAGGATATAGTTCAGGAAGTTTTTTTAAAGGTGTTTTCTAAAATTGATACATTAAAAGATAAAGACAAATTAGTCTCGTGGATTTATCAGATAACAAGAAATGAAATAGTATCTCACTTTAGGCAAAACAAGTTTGAAATACCATCTGACGACTTTTTCCAGGAAAAGGAATTTGAAGAAGAAGATTTAAAGTCAGAAGTAATAGAATACATGCATCCTATGATAGGTACTTTACCTCCTAAATATAGAGAAGCGCTGATACTTTCAGATATAGAAAATATGCCTCAGAAAGAATTAGCGAAGAGGCTACAAATATCTTATTCAGGTGCAAAATCTCGGGTTCAAAGAGGAAGACAAATGTTAAGAGCAACCTATGATAAATGCTGTAATATTACTACAGATAAGTATGGAGAAATCTTAGAATGTAAACCTAAAAAGTGTGATGATAATTGTGACTAA
- a CDS encoding VOC family protein — MKIEHIAIWVRDIEKMKDFYTKYFGMKSNDLYVNQKKQFSSYFLSFDDSSSRIELMTRADIIELEGSHSIGFGYTHISISVGNRENVHVLTERLRTDGFTIFGEPRVTGDGYYESVIEDPEGNHIEIAE, encoded by the coding sequence ATGAAGATTGAACACATAGCAATTTGGGTACGTGACATTGAAAAAATGAAAGACTTTTATACTAAGTACTTTGGGATGAAAAGTAATGATTTGTATGTAAATCAAAAAAAACAATTCAGCTCCTACTTCTTATCTTTTGATGATTCGTCATCTAGAATTGAACTAATGACAAGAGCAGATATTATTGAGTTAGAAGGTAGTCATAGTATAGGTTTTGGTTACACTCACATTTCTATATCTGTTGGTAATCGTGAAAATGTTCATGTTTTAACCGAACGTTTAAGAACCGATGGCTTTACAATTTTTGGAGAACCTCGTGTAACAGGCGATGGCTATTACGAAAGTGTAATTGAAGATCCTGAAGGAAATCATATTGAAATTGCAGAATAA
- a CDS encoding asparagine synthetase B, with the protein MKYIISFYFLILTQLTCYGNYILVPMDKEQNNHLKAYGVTFWVLEQEIEAEWLLNYRGGSFMFENVAHFEQELVIRGIDYSILSNAQALQIKEEIAHPESNMDIMRLDAVPRIAVYSPPSKQPWDDAVTLVLTYAEIPYDVIFDDEVMADLLPKYDWLHLHHEDFTGQYGKFYATYGREAWYIEAQNQFEESARKHGFDKVSHLKTGVVKKIRDFCAGGGFLFAMCSATDTYDIALAAEGIDIIDYMYDGDGVDPDVHEKLNYQNTFAFKDFKLKLDPYQYEYSEIDNQSYERGLREENDFFELFAFSAKWDPVPTMLTQNHQRQIKGFMGQTTAFKKHLIKSDVIILGDCNSAKEARYIHGTFGKGTWTFFGGHDPEDYRHFVGEEPTDLNLHPSSPGYRLILNNILFPAAKKKKQKT; encoded by the coding sequence ATGAAATACATTATCTCATTTTACTTCCTAATTTTAACACAGTTGACTTGCTACGGCAACTATATTCTTGTTCCAATGGACAAAGAACAAAACAACCATCTGAAAGCGTATGGTGTTACGTTCTGGGTATTGGAGCAAGAAATAGAAGCTGAGTGGCTCTTAAACTACCGTGGTGGAAGTTTTATGTTTGAAAATGTGGCTCATTTTGAACAAGAGCTTGTTATCCGAGGAATTGACTATTCGATACTCTCTAATGCACAAGCATTACAAATAAAAGAAGAAATTGCTCACCCAGAGTCTAATATGGATATCATGAGATTAGATGCGGTACCACGTATTGCTGTTTACTCTCCTCCATCAAAACAACCTTGGGATGATGCTGTAACATTAGTATTAACCTACGCAGAAATACCCTATGATGTGATTTTCGATGATGAAGTGATGGCCGACCTCTTACCAAAGTATGATTGGCTTCACTTACATCACGAAGATTTTACTGGACAGTACGGAAAATTTTATGCTACCTATGGTAGAGAAGCATGGTATATAGAAGCTCAAAATCAATTTGAAGAATCTGCTAGAAAGCATGGTTTTGATAAAGTGTCTCATTTAAAAACAGGTGTAGTTAAAAAAATAAGAGATTTTTGTGCTGGCGGTGGCTTCTTATTTGCCATGTGTTCTGCTACAGATACTTATGATATAGCATTAGCAGCAGAAGGAATTGATATTATAGATTATATGTATGATGGAGATGGTGTTGACCCCGACGTTCATGAAAAATTGAATTATCAGAACACTTTCGCATTTAAAGATTTTAAATTAAAGCTTGATCCTTATCAATATGAATACTCAGAAATTGATAACCAATCTTATGAAAGAGGATTAAGAGAAGAAAATGATTTCTTCGAATTGTTTGCCTTTTCAGCAAAATGGGACCCTGTTCCTACAATGCTAACACAAAATCATCAAAGACAAATTAAAGGGTTTATGGGGCAAACAACAGCTTTTAAAAAACACTTAATAAAGAGTGATGTAATTATTCTTGGTGATTGTAATTCTGCTAAAGAAGCTAGGTACATTCACGGTACTTTCGGTAAAGGTACTTGGACATTCTTTGGAGGTCATGACCCTGAAGATTACAGACACTTTGTTGGTGAGGAACCTACTGACTTGAATCTGCACCCAAGTTCTCCTGGCTACCGATTAATACTAAATAATATTTTATTTCCGGCAGCTAAGAAGAAAAAACAAAAAACGTGA
- a CDS encoding cystatin domain-containing protein, which translates to MNTFKLLAILAFLSTACSQNQENDKDNKKQQLVGAWSTADINNEVESATTFAIKELGTSSPLKDIISAKKQVVSGMNYEVVFKLQNNEIWSVKVYKDLSGNYTLLSKSLNK; encoded by the coding sequence ATGAACACATTTAAACTTTTAGCGATTTTAGCATTTTTATCTACAGCTTGTAGTCAAAATCAAGAAAATGATAAGGACAATAAGAAACAACAACTTGTTGGTGCATGGAGTACTGCTGATATTAATAATGAAGTAGAAAGTGCAACTACTTTTGCTATAAAAGAATTAGGAACTTCTTCTCCACTCAAAGATATAATTAGTGCTAAGAAGCAAGTTGTTAGTGGAATGAATTATGAAGTTGTTTTTAAATTACAAAACAATGAAATATGGTCTGTAAAAGTATATAAAGATCTTTCTGGCAATTACACTCTTCTTAGCAAATCTTTAAATAAATAA
- a CDS encoding MalY/PatB family protein, whose protein sequence is MSLLDIKHEVKNNFAKSNPNFLQSMFGNTEATPLWIADMDFKVAEPITEELNRIVERGIYSYEFIEKDVFKAIKNWNFKRHQLDLNTDAFLQVPGVLTGISLLIRELSKEGEGVVVQTPVYHQFFKVIKSAKREVIENPLKIVDGVYSIDFKDLELKFKQGNVKLMILCNPHNPVGRVWSKEEMTKLTLLANQYNVTIISDEIHSDIIFSTSKFNSIVSVDTLHKHVAVIGSPAKTFGMHSISNGYLYISNEEMRTQLKGVIGGMYLDHGNALSAYATIAAYTKGEEWLNELLGYLEKTNCWIESFLSKELPEVKLFKPEGTYQIWLDFSGLKLSDDALNHLVFNRANLALTPGNWFGDNHSSFMRLNTASPLSTIQEAFQELKTAINCNIEGQDVEAKPKNSCCSC, encoded by the coding sequence ATGAGTTTATTAGATATTAAGCACGAGGTAAAAAACAATTTTGCTAAAAGTAATCCAAATTTTTTGCAATCTATGTTTGGGAATACAGAAGCAACACCTCTATGGATTGCAGATATGGATTTTAAAGTAGCTGAACCAATTACAGAAGAGCTAAACCGTATTGTTGAAAGAGGTATTTATAGCTATGAATTTATTGAAAAAGATGTTTTTAAAGCCATTAAAAATTGGAATTTTAAAAGACACCAACTTGATTTAAATACAGATGCTTTTTTACAAGTTCCAGGTGTATTAACAGGAATCTCATTATTAATTAGAGAACTATCTAAAGAGGGTGAGGGAGTAGTTGTTCAAACTCCTGTATATCATCAATTTTTTAAAGTAATAAAGTCAGCTAAAAGAGAAGTTATAGAAAATCCTTTGAAAATAGTTGATGGTGTTTATTCTATTGATTTTAAAGATCTAGAATTAAAGTTTAAACAAGGGAACGTAAAGCTGATGATTCTTTGTAATCCACACAATCCGGTTGGTAGAGTTTGGAGTAAAGAAGAAATGACAAAATTAACGTTATTGGCAAATCAATATAACGTCACAATTATTAGTGATGAAATACATTCCGATATAATTTTTTCTACATCAAAGTTTAATAGTATAGTCTCTGTAGATACATTACATAAACATGTTGCAGTGATAGGATCACCAGCAAAGACTTTTGGAATGCATAGTATTTCTAATGGTTATTTATATATTTCTAATGAAGAAATGCGAACGCAATTAAAGGGAGTTATTGGAGGAATGTATTTAGATCATGGAAATGCATTATCTGCATATGCAACTATTGCAGCATATACAAAAGGAGAAGAATGGTTGAATGAATTACTAGGTTATCTAGAAAAAACAAATTGTTGGATTGAGAGTTTTCTTTCAAAAGAATTACCAGAAGTAAAGTTATTTAAACCAGAAGGAACCTATCAAATATGGTTAGATTTTAGTGGTTTAAAACTTTCTGATGATGCTCTGAATCATTTAGTTTTTAATAGAGCAAACCTTGCATTAACTCCAGGAAATTGGTTTGGAGATAATCATTCTTCATTTATGAGGTTGAATACTGCATCTCCATTGTCTACAATTCAAGAAGCTTTTCAAGAACTTAAAACAGCAATTAATTGTAATATAGAGGGACAGGATGTAGAGGCTAAACCTAAAAACTCATGTTGTTCTTGCTAA
- a CDS encoding helix-turn-helix transcriptional regulator — protein sequence MEITSYPVNHYPDLIERLWIIDNKAEDTDLITPPSQYVNIIIPLNQSTYTYNGEIKNSPQIEGLSLQSSCIHYPKGSRFIGARLYPHGLHSFLDIRGEEIMNKSIDFYPPLDVSIFNKSNSDVERLNTIYDQLKKMFIQKNYDEANLVRDYYQYFRKTESMISIDEYCKEHNTNYTSLNRLFSKIIGLSPKRFERLIKFRRSLCDLIDSEESLTNIATDSGYFDQAHFIREFKYFLNRTPSAYQNLIKAADKETNIINYNFRLL from the coding sequence ATGGAAATAACCTCTTACCCTGTAAACCATTATCCAGACTTAATAGAACGTCTATGGATTATTGATAACAAAGCAGAAGATACTGATTTAATCACACCCCCAAGTCAGTATGTAAATATAATTATCCCATTAAATCAATCAACTTATACATACAATGGAGAAATAAAAAACTCTCCACAAATTGAAGGGTTAAGTTTACAATCATCTTGTATTCATTATCCAAAAGGAAGTAGGTTTATAGGAGCTCGATTATATCCACATGGCTTACACTCATTTTTAGATATCCGAGGGGAAGAAATCATGAATAAAAGTATAGACTTCTATCCCCCATTAGATGTTTCTATTTTTAATAAGAGTAATTCTGATGTAGAACGATTGAACACTATCTACGATCAATTAAAAAAGATGTTCATTCAAAAAAATTATGATGAGGCTAATTTAGTACGTGATTATTATCAATATTTCAGAAAAACAGAATCTATGATTTCTATAGATGAGTATTGTAAGGAACATAACACAAATTATACTTCTCTAAATAGGCTATTTTCTAAAATTATTGGTTTATCTCCTAAACGATTTGAACGCTTAATAAAATTTAGAAGATCGTTATGTGATTTGATTGATAGTGAAGAAAGTCTAACCAATATCGCAACAGATTCTGGTTATTTTGATCAAGCACATTTTATAAGAGAGTTTAAATATTTTCTAAACAGAACCCCGTCTGCTTATCAGAATCTAATAAAAGCTGCAGATAAAGAAACGAATATTATTAATTACAATTTCAGACTTTTATAA
- a CDS encoding ABC transporter permease, which yields MYLITYIIEAITSVKANKLRSFLTSAMIAIGIMALVGIMTAIDAVQDSINSGMDDLGVSNFTITDLTRRRGKFGRKVSKKNTITYEQLRKFKKLLPVEGKISVQTPISSSLEIKRLSKKTTPNYGVVGIDDMYLSNNGYTLKDGRSFSSIELSQGQNVAIIAKDVRLKLFDKNEDPIEKSIGFKGKKYRVIGVLEEKGGIGEGDADRQVFIPLLNANKFAAQQLLNYTATINITDPRGLDYAMSEARGILRIIRQDQLGKPDSFEIKRNDSLNSEFDQMTFILRIGGLAIAIVTLLGASIGLMNIMMVSVTERTREIGIRKAMGATPTAIRQQFLLEAIFICLIGGAVGAFLGAGIGNIIAVFLESESFVLPWMWITISIFVCVGVGVVSGYYPARKASRLDPIESLRFE from the coding sequence ATGTACTTAATAACATATATAATAGAGGCAATTACCTCTGTGAAAGCAAATAAACTTCGGTCTTTTCTAACTTCTGCAATGATTGCTATCGGTATTATGGCATTAGTAGGAATAATGACTGCCATAGATGCTGTTCAGGATTCTATTAATTCTGGAATGGATGATCTAGGTGTAAGTAATTTCACAATTACAGATTTAACACGTAGAAGAGGTAAGTTTGGTAGGAAAGTATCTAAAAAGAATACAATTACTTACGAGCAACTGCGTAAGTTTAAGAAATTATTACCTGTAGAGGGAAAAATTAGTGTTCAGACGCCAATCTCTAGTTCTTTGGAAATTAAAAGATTATCTAAGAAAACTACACCAAATTACGGTGTTGTAGGTATTGATGACATGTACTTGTCAAATAATGGTTATACTTTAAAAGATGGACGATCCTTTTCGTCTATAGAATTATCTCAAGGTCAGAATGTAGCAATTATTGCCAAAGATGTTCGGTTAAAATTATTTGATAAGAACGAAGATCCTATAGAAAAGTCTATAGGCTTTAAAGGAAAAAAATATAGAGTAATAGGTGTTTTAGAAGAAAAAGGAGGAATTGGGGAAGGAGATGCTGATAGGCAAGTTTTTATTCCTCTACTAAATGCAAATAAGTTTGCCGCCCAACAATTATTAAATTACACAGCTACAATTAATATAACAGATCCAAGAGGTTTAGACTATGCAATGAGTGAGGCTAGGGGTATTTTAAGAATTATTCGCCAAGACCAGTTAGGTAAGCCTGATTCTTTTGAAATAAAAAGGAATGATTCTTTAAATAGTGAATTTGATCAGATGACTTTTATTTTAAGAATTGGCGGCTTGGCTATTGCGATTGTAACACTATTAGGAGCATCAATTGGCTTGATGAATATAATGATGGTTTCTGTAACTGAAAGAACCAGAGAAATAGGTATTAGAAAGGCGATGGGTGCAACTCCAACAGCTATTCGCCAACAGTTTTTATTAGAAGCTATTTTTATTTGTTTGATAGGCGGAGCAGTGGGTGCATTTTTAGGTGCAGGCATTGGGAATATTATAGCAGTATTTTTAGAATCTGAGAGTTTTGTTTTACCATGGATGTGGATAACAATCTCAATTTTTGTCTGTGTAGGTGTTGGTGTAGTTTCAGGATATTATCCAGCAAGAAAAGCATCTAGATTAGACCCTATAGAATCATTAAGGTTTGAATAA
- a CDS encoding ferric reductase-like transmembrane domain-containing protein, with protein sequence MSHDYQAVLWNPQKKKYDQFIVLGIIIYLMSFAGLTLLFDSNTSLETLIIRAFGSLAIILLQLILSIGPLTRINKGFMPLLYNRRHLGVSMFLIATVHGVFSLIQFHALGDTSIIDSLFKANQNYNSVGDFPFQTLGFFALIILFTMAATSHDFWNANLGPRVWKIIHMFVYLAYLLIVFHVLLGAYQQHHANYLLFIVCVGSLWLVSIHLYTGFSEAQRDKTSNAKLGKIQNDGFLWACTIEDINDNCAKVIQLGTERVAVFKYDNKIAAVSNVCEHQNGPLGEGKVIDGCITCPWHGYQYKPEDGQSPPPFTEKIHTYKVRLEKNNVYVDPTPLPKGTPTSPAIISV encoded by the coding sequence ATGTCACATGATTATCAAGCAGTACTTTGGAATCCTCAGAAGAAAAAATATGATCAATTTATCGTTCTAGGAATTATAATTTACTTAATGTCCTTTGCTGGTTTAACTTTACTTTTTGATAGTAATACCTCATTAGAAACATTAATTATTAGAGCATTTGGTTCTTTAGCAATCATCTTATTACAACTAATTCTTAGTATCGGTCCTCTTACAAGAATTAATAAAGGTTTTATGCCTTTACTATACAACAGAAGGCACCTTGGCGTTAGTATGTTTTTAATAGCAACTGTACACGGAGTGTTTTCATTAATACAGTTTCATGCTTTAGGTGATACTTCTATCATTGATTCCCTTTTTAAAGCCAATCAAAATTATAATTCAGTTGGCGATTTTCCATTCCAAACATTAGGCTTCTTTGCCTTAATTATTCTTTTTACAATGGCTGCAACTAGTCATGATTTTTGGAATGCCAACCTTGGTCCTAGAGTTTGGAAAATAATTCACATGTTCGTTTACCTCGCCTACCTTCTCATTGTATTTCATGTTTTACTAGGAGCTTACCAACAACATCATGCAAACTATCTTTTATTTATTGTATGTGTTGGAAGTCTATGGCTAGTTAGTATTCATCTTTATACTGGCTTTTCCGAAGCACAAAGAGATAAAACTTCTAATGCTAAATTGGGTAAAATTCAAAACGATGGCTTCTTGTGGGCTTGTACAATAGAAGACATTAATGATAACTGTGCTAAGGTTATTCAACTAGGTACTGAACGTGTAGCTGTTTTTAAATACGACAATAAAATTGCTGCAGTATCAAATGTCTGTGAACATCAAAATGGCCCTTTAGGAGAAGGAAAAGTAATTGATGGCTGTATTACTTGTCCATGGCATGGATATCAATACAAGCCAGAAGATGGACAATCTCCACCTCCTTTTACAGAGAAAATTCATACATATAAAGTTCGATTAGAAAAGAATAATGTCTACGTTGACCCAACACCTCTTCCTAAAGGTACACCTACTTCACCTGCTATAATTTCTGTTTAA
- a CDS encoding DUF1254 domain-containing protein, producing MNSKITPVLSFLLMGQFFVGCTPQSTPVTEDTSSTKIQKMKMSTEIPDGIESPNVIKSKTLGDLSFYDGVPLPNTVDKVYDYLDLINAIDAYTKGIQLASMEAMKQGILSFGPANQTALLFEDLMDSKALFLTANTTSVYMMSWLELGDEPIVIETPPDVLGIIDDHYFKYVADFGRLGPDKSKGGKFLILPPNYKGKVPKGYFVKQANTYGHWVIWRGFQKNGSPLPAIQDTKKTYKVYPLSQKDNPPAMNFVNVSGKEFNTIHKMDERIYDEIDAVIQAEPTFGENPEILGSLAAIGIEKGKKFAPDNRMKEILKEAAKVGSAIVRTEMAKPRSKYLFKFPNTQWLNPLAYKSYLFEHNGARLLDARSAFHFYATGITPAMSMKIVGKGSQYSIAYSDKDGNTFDGSKTYKFHVPANPPMKDFWSFTIYDNQSRSMLQTDQRFPGIDSNQKGLVQNKDGSWDIFIGPKAPKGFEKNWIQTNPSKGWNTIFRLYGPLEPWFENKWYPSDAVLVK from the coding sequence ATGAATAGTAAAATAACTCCTGTTTTATCCTTCTTATTAATGGGGCAATTTTTTGTTGGTTGTACTCCACAATCAACCCCAGTTACTGAAGACACTTCTAGTACAAAAATACAAAAGATGAAAATGTCTACAGAAATACCTGATGGCATTGAAAGTCCGAATGTAATTAAATCTAAAACATTAGGTGATTTATCTTTTTATGATGGTGTTCCATTACCTAATACAGTAGATAAAGTGTATGATTATCTCGATCTAATAAATGCTATTGATGCCTACACAAAAGGTATTCAGTTGGCATCTATGGAAGCTATGAAACAAGGTATATTATCTTTTGGTCCTGCTAATCAAACAGCATTGCTTTTTGAAGATTTAATGGATTCTAAGGCACTGTTTCTAACAGCGAATACTACTTCTGTATATATGATGTCGTGGTTAGAACTTGGTGACGAACCTATAGTTATTGAAACTCCTCCTGATGTTTTAGGAATTATAGATGATCATTATTTTAAATATGTTGCAGATTTTGGACGTCTAGGTCCAGATAAATCAAAAGGTGGTAAATTTTTAATCTTACCTCCTAATTATAAAGGAAAAGTACCGAAAGGATACTTTGTAAAACAAGCTAATACATATGGTCATTGGGTTATTTGGAGAGGTTTTCAAAAAAATGGAAGTCCACTACCTGCTATCCAAGACACCAAAAAAACGTATAAGGTATACCCATTATCTCAAAAGGATAATCCTCCTGCAATGAACTTTGTAAATGTTTCTGGAAAAGAATTCAATACAATTCATAAAATGGACGAAAGAATTTATGATGAAATTGATGCAGTGATTCAGGCTGAACCTACTTTTGGAGAAAATCCTGAAATTTTAGGTTCATTAGCAGCTATTGGTATTGAAAAGGGTAAAAAGTTTGCTCCAGACAATAGAATGAAAGAAATTTTGAAAGAAGCGGCTAAAGTTGGTAGTGCTATTGTTCGTACCGAGATGGCGAAACCAAGAAGTAAGTATTTATTCAAATTTCCTAATACACAATGGCTAAATCCGTTGGCCTATAAGAGTTATTTATTTGAACATAATGGGGCTAGATTATTAGATGCTAGAAGTGCTTTTCATTTTTATGCAACAGGAATTACTCCTGCAATGTCTATGAAAATTGTTGGTAAAGGCTCTCAATACTCTATTGCTTATTCTGATAAAGATGGAAATACTTTTGACGGTAGCAAAACCTATAAATTCCATGTACCAGCTAATCCTCCAATGAAAGATTTCTGGTCGTTTACTATTTATGACAACCAATCTAGATCTATGTTACAAACAGATCAAAGATTCCCTGGGATAGATAGTAACCAAAAAGGATTAGTACAAAACAAAGACGGATCTTGGGACATTTTTATTGGTCCTAAAGCACCTAAAGGTTTTGAGAAAAACTGGATTCAGACAAATCCTTCTAAAGGATGGAATACAATATTTAGACTTTACGGCCCTTTAGAACCGTGGTTCGAAAATAAGTGGTATCCTTCTGATGCAGTTTTAGTAAAATAG
- a CDS encoding HAD family hydrolase, whose translation MEIKNIVFDFGGVLIDWNPLYLFDDKFTDKKELQFFLENVCTTTWNQDLDKGYPFESGVNDLILKFPEFTKEIKLFHTNWDEMIKSDIPENSSLLDNLKENYKLYGLTNWSSETLPILYNRFSFFKYFKGVVVSGEEKICKPDVEIYTILTDRYNLKPKQSVFIDDNLTNVQAAEILGFKVVHVKKTTNLKEELKKLGVVFQ comes from the coding sequence ATGGAAATAAAAAATATAGTCTTCGATTTTGGAGGAGTTCTTATTGATTGGAACCCATTGTATCTTTTTGACGATAAGTTTACAGATAAAAAGGAATTACAATTCTTTTTAGAGAACGTTTGTACTACTACTTGGAATCAAGATTTAGATAAAGGATATCCTTTTGAAAGTGGGGTAAATGATCTAATTCTGAAGTTTCCAGAATTCACCAAAGAAATTAAATTATTTCACACCAATTGGGATGAAATGATTAAAAGTGATATCCCTGAAAATAGCTCACTTTTAGACAACCTGAAAGAAAATTATAAGTTGTATGGTCTTACAAACTGGTCATCTGAAACTCTTCCAATACTATATAACCGTTTTTCCTTCTTTAAATATTTTAAAGGAGTAGTGGTATCGGGAGAAGAAAAAATCTGTAAACCTGATGTGGAAATTTATACTATTCTGACAGATCGATATAATTTAAAACCGAAGCAGTCCGTGTTTATAGATGATAATTTAACGAATGTTCAAGCAGCTGAAATATTAGGTTTTAAGGTTGTACATGTGAAAAAGACAACGAATTTAAAAGAAGAATTAAAAAAACTTGGAGTAGTATTCCAATAA